A window of Geomonas agri contains these coding sequences:
- the cdaA gene encoding diadenylate cyclase CdaA, which translates to MFPQIRPQDIADILIMTFLLYQLYSWFKNSKALQVVLGLLFLGVIYFVTKGLGLFMTSWILQELGTVLLVLLIVVFQSEIRQALYRLSLLRNLFEHQESVVRLDLLEFSSTVFSLASQRIGALVVFQREELLDDLILHGVPMDSLVSGSLVTSIFMPGSPLHDGAVLVKDGRVALASCHLPLSVSADVPQHLGTRHRAALGLSERSDAAIVVVSEERGEVSVSVQGELEVVASQAQLHERLTSLLQPLSREEQRVGILKRLFSNFWPKVAIFCVVVVSWLLITYRQGEILTVTAPVTFHNLPDNLTLTRSYPDEVDLQLKSFSNLVASPKNLDIVVDLDLSKAKEGNNNIQISKDLIRLPPGVVVVNLDRSLVRVTVEKKQPRSSTRKGK; encoded by the coding sequence TTGTTCCCGCAAATCAGGCCTCAGGATATTGCCGATATCCTGATCATGACCTTCCTGCTCTACCAGCTCTACAGCTGGTTCAAGAACTCCAAGGCGCTCCAGGTGGTGTTAGGCCTCTTGTTCCTGGGCGTGATCTATTTCGTCACCAAGGGCTTGGGGCTCTTCATGACCAGTTGGATCCTGCAGGAACTGGGGACGGTGCTCCTGGTCCTGCTGATCGTGGTGTTCCAGTCCGAGATCCGGCAGGCCCTATACCGCCTGAGCCTGTTGCGCAACCTGTTCGAACACCAGGAGAGCGTGGTGCGCCTCGACCTTCTGGAATTCTCCTCCACTGTCTTCTCACTTGCTTCTCAGCGCATTGGGGCCCTGGTCGTGTTCCAGCGCGAGGAACTCCTGGACGATTTGATCCTGCACGGCGTCCCGATGGACTCGCTGGTCAGCGGCTCCCTGGTCACCAGCATCTTCATGCCCGGCTCCCCGCTGCACGACGGTGCGGTGTTGGTCAAGGACGGCCGCGTGGCTCTTGCTTCCTGCCACCTGCCGCTGTCGGTGAGCGCCGACGTGCCGCAGCACCTGGGCACTCGCCACCGCGCCGCCCTCGGCCTTTCCGAGCGCTCCGACGCAGCGATCGTGGTCGTTTCCGAGGAGCGGGGGGAAGTCTCGGTGTCCGTGCAGGGGGAGCTTGAGGTTGTGGCGTCGCAGGCGCAGTTGCACGAGCGGCTTACCTCGCTGTTGCAGCCGCTGTCCCGCGAGGAACAGCGCGTCGGGATATTGAAGCGGCTCTTCTCCAACTTCTGGCCCAAAGTTGCGATTTTCTGCGTCGTGGTGGTGAGCTGGCTTTTGATCACCTACCGGCAGGGGGAGATCCTCACCGTGACCGCTCCGGTCACCTTCCACAACCTTCCGGACAACCTCACCCTGACCCGCAGTTATCCGGACGAGGTGGACCTGCAACTGAAGTCCTTCTCCAACCTGGTGGCATCCCCGAAGAATCTTGACATCGTGGTGGACCTGGACCTGTCCAAGGCCAAGGAGGGGAACAACAACATCCAGATCAGCAAGGATCTGATCCGGCTTCCGCCCGGTGTGGTGGTAGTGAACCTGGATCGGTCCCTGGTACGGGTAACCGTGGAAAAGAAACAACCGAGGTCTTCGACTCGTAAAGGTAAGTAG